One genomic segment of Chryseobacterium phocaeense includes these proteins:
- a CDS encoding DUF6122 family protein: MALSDIALLKSITHYFLHLVFPVFIALIFFRKNWKKAYLIMLATMLVDLDHIFANPVFDPSRNSIGFHFLHSYYAIAVYFLLLFFKGNIRIIAIGLLFHMLTDFQDFYLWSH, encoded by the coding sequence ATGGCCTTATCTGATATTGCATTACTGAAATCAATCACGCATTATTTTTTGCATCTGGTTTTCCCGGTGTTCATTGCACTGATATTTTTCCGTAAAAACTGGAAAAAGGCTTATCTGATCATGTTGGCTACCATGCTGGTGGATCTGGACCATATTTTTGCTAATCCTGTTTTTGATCCTTCAAGAAACAGTATTGGTTTTCATTTTTTACATTCCTATTATGCCATTGCGGTGTATTTTTTGCTGCTTTTTTTTAAAGGAAATATCAGAATCATAGCCATCGGCCTTCTGTTTCATATGCTGACGGATTTTCAGGATTTTTATCTCTGGAGTCATTAG
- a CDS encoding calcium:proton antiporter — protein MRLKELLHYTYIFPVLAVGYYFSGLMGTGVLYDIIAGLLLTGSVLSAVHHAEVVAHKVGEPFGTIILALCITIIEVALIISLMVAGGDQAITLARDTVFAAVMIILNGILGICILVGGVKYHEQFFARTSATTYLVSIVSILVLTLVLPNFTSSVNGPFYNEAQLIFISIACLAIYGVFLMVQTVRHRSYFIVPDEHPEEHYIPSVKKTLISFVFLVICLIIVVLMAKGLSGTIENMVQSIGAPKSLVGVIIAGVVLLPEGVAAIRAARSNQIQSSLNLALGSALASIGLTIPAVSTVCIVYDIPLVLGLDKKDIILLSLSVFIVMLSLSRGKTNVLYGTVLLVNLAAYIFTVIVP, from the coding sequence ATGAGATTAAAAGAACTTTTACATTATACGTATATTTTTCCTGTCCTGGCGGTGGGGTATTACTTTTCCGGACTGATGGGAACAGGGGTTCTCTATGATATTATTGCAGGGCTTCTGCTCACCGGAAGTGTCTTGTCTGCAGTACACCACGCCGAGGTGGTGGCCCATAAGGTAGGGGAGCCTTTCGGAACCATTATCCTGGCCCTCTGTATCACCATTATCGAAGTAGCGCTGATCATCTCACTGATGGTTGCCGGCGGCGATCAGGCGATCACGCTGGCCAGGGATACCGTTTTTGCTGCCGTCATGATTATTCTGAACGGAATTCTGGGGATTTGTATCCTCGTAGGCGGAGTAAAATACCATGAGCAGTTCTTCGCAAGGACTTCCGCAACCACTTATCTGGTAAGTATTGTTTCTATTCTGGTGCTTACCCTGGTCCTTCCCAATTTTACATCAAGTGTCAATGGACCTTTTTATAATGAAGCACAGCTGATTTTTATTTCCATCGCATGCCTGGCCATCTATGGCGTGTTCCTGATGGTCCAGACCGTGCGCCACCGAAGCTACTTTATTGTTCCTGACGAACATCCGGAAGAGCATTATATTCCTTCCGTGAAAAAAACACTGATCAGCTTCGTTTTCCTTGTGATCTGCCTGATTATTGTTGTCCTCATGGCGAAAGGACTTTCCGGAACCATTGAAAATATGGTACAGAGTATCGGGGCTCCGAAATCTTTGGTAGGGGTTATTATTGCGGGGGTGGTACTTCTTCCTGAAGGAGTGGCGGCTATCCGTGCGGCAAGAAGCAATCAGATACAATCGAGTTTAAACCTTGCATTGGGGTCTGCACTCGCGAGCATAGGGCTCACCATTCCGGCTGTGTCTACGGTGTGTATTGTGTATGATATCCCGCTGGTATTGGGGCTTGATAAAAAAGATATTATTCTTCTTTCGCTGTCTGTATTTATCGTGATGCTTTCCTTAAGCCGCGGGAAAACGAATGTTTTGTATGGAACCGTTCTTCTGGTTAATCTTGCTGCCTATATCTTTACCGTTATTGTTCCTTAA